One stretch of Gaiella occulta DNA includes these proteins:
- a CDS encoding adenylate/guanylate cyclase domain-containing protein has translation MAARAVQDASAIRDALRALGIEIRAGLHTGECEVSDGKIAGIAVSIGARISSLAASGEVLVSSTVEDLVAGSSLMFADRGEHQLKGIPGAWRLFAVAR, from the coding sequence GTGGCGGCCCGCGCCGTCCAGGACGCCTCCGCGATTCGCGACGCGCTGCGGGCGCTCGGAATCGAGATCCGGGCCGGACTCCACACCGGCGAGTGCGAGGTGAGCGACGGCAAGATCGCCGGGATCGCGGTCTCGATCGGAGCACGCATCTCGTCGCTCGCGGCTTCCGGCGAGGTGCTCGTCTCGAGCACGGTCGAGGATCTCGTCGCCGGCTCGAGCCTCATGTTCGCGGACAGAGGCGAACACCAGCTCAAAGGCATTCCGGGCGCATGGCGGCTCTTCGCCGTCGCGCGCTGA
- a CDS encoding FKBP-type peptidyl-prolyl cis-trans isomerase produces MPLERPQIDKPEGDIPFELGIDDIVVGDGDEAVSGKKVSVHYAGVAFSTGAEFDASWDRGRPFQFKLGKGQVIPGWDAGVQGMKVGGRRKLTIPSAMAYGARGAGGVIEPHEPLVFVVDLLSVD; encoded by the coding sequence TTGCCACTCGAACGGCCGCAGATCGACAAGCCCGAGGGAGACATCCCCTTCGAGCTCGGCATCGACGACATCGTCGTCGGCGACGGCGACGAGGCCGTCAGCGGCAAGAAGGTCTCGGTGCACTACGCCGGAGTCGCGTTCTCCACGGGCGCGGAGTTCGATGCCTCGTGGGACCGCGGCCGGCCGTTTCAGTTCAAGCTCGGCAAGGGCCAGGTGATCCCGGGCTGGGACGCGGGCGTGCAGGGAATGAAGGTCGGTGGACGCCGCAAGCTCACGATCCCGTCCGCCATGGCCTACGGCGCGCGCGGCGCCGGCGGCGTGATCGAGCCGCACGAGCCGCTCGTGTTCGTGGTCGACCTGCTGTCCGTGGACTGA
- a CDS encoding TIGR03618 family F420-dependent PPOX class oxidoreductase yields MGALDPAIRDLARAANFAAFTTHLASGHAMTHVMWVDADDDHVLINTEVHRAKFKAVERDPRVTVTVWVKDDPYSYAEVRGRVVETVHGPKARAHIDALARKYLGRDYDPANIQSERVILRIAPDVQRVH; encoded by the coding sequence ATGGGAGCGCTCGACCCCGCGATCCGCGACCTCGCCCGGGCTGCGAACTTCGCAGCCTTCACGACCCATCTCGCCTCGGGGCACGCGATGACGCACGTGATGTGGGTCGACGCCGACGACGACCACGTCCTCATCAACACCGAGGTGCATCGCGCCAAGTTCAAGGCGGTCGAGCGCGACCCGCGGGTGACGGTCACGGTCTGGGTGAAGGACGACCCGTACTCGTACGCCGAGGTGCGCGGTCGCGTCGTCGAGACCGTCCACGGCCCGAAGGCGCGGGCGCACATCGACGCGCTGGCCCGGAAGTACCTGGGACGCGACTACGACCCGGCGAACATCCAGTCGGAGCGCGTGATCCTGAGGATCGCTCCCGACGTGCAGCGCGTCCACTGA
- the deoC gene encoding deoxyribose-phosphate aldolase translates to MAQAPALPRGFELPLEPRLPRIGAIDAVALEARAGELAKRSIKKDAKLAALDLSIRMMDLTTLEGADTPGKVAALCSKAMRPDPTDPSIPSVAAVCVYPNLVAVAKERLAGSAVKVASVATAFPSGQSPLAVKLADVSAAVELGADEIDMVIDRGAFLSGRYAKVFDEIVEVKAACGEAHLKVILETGELGSYDNVRRASLLAMAAGADFIKTSTGKVAPAATLPVTLCMLEAIRDVHDETGRIVGMKPAGGIRSARQAIQYLCVLNETLGSAWMTPALFRFGASSLLNDVLMQIRKQRTGAYQSGDYFTID, encoded by the coding sequence ATGGCGCAGGCACCTGCACTCCCGCGCGGCTTCGAGTTGCCGCTCGAGCCGCGATTGCCGCGGATCGGCGCCATCGACGCGGTCGCGCTCGAGGCGCGGGCGGGCGAGCTCGCGAAGCGCTCGATCAAGAAGGACGCGAAGCTCGCCGCCCTCGATCTCTCGATCCGGATGATGGACCTGACGACGCTCGAGGGCGCGGACACGCCGGGGAAGGTGGCCGCTCTCTGCTCGAAGGCGATGCGGCCCGACCCGACCGACCCGAGCATCCCGTCGGTGGCGGCCGTCTGCGTCTACCCGAACCTCGTCGCGGTGGCGAAGGAGCGCCTCGCCGGCTCCGCCGTCAAGGTCGCGTCGGTTGCCACGGCGTTCCCGTCGGGCCAGTCTCCCCTCGCCGTCAAGCTCGCCGACGTCTCCGCCGCCGTCGAGCTGGGCGCGGACGAGATCGACATGGTGATCGACCGCGGCGCGTTCCTCTCGGGCCGCTACGCCAAGGTGTTCGACGAGATCGTCGAGGTCAAGGCCGCCTGTGGCGAGGCGCACCTGAAGGTGATCCTCGAGACCGGGGAGCTCGGCAGCTACGACAACGTCCGGCGCGCGTCGCTGCTCGCGATGGCCGCCGGCGCCGACTTCATCAAGACCTCGACCGGCAAGGTGGCCCCGGCCGCGACCCTTCCCGTCACGCTCTGCATGCTCGAGGCGATCCGCGACGTCCACGACGAGACCGGGCGTATCGTCGGCATGAAGCCCGCGGGCGGCATCCGCAGCGCCAGGCAGGCGATCCAGTACCTCTGCGTGCTCAACGAGACGCTCGGCTCCGCGTGGATGACGCCCGCGCTCTTCCGCTTCGGCGCCTCCTCGCTGCTGAACGACGTGCTCATGCAGATCCGCAAGCAGCGAACGGGCGCCTACCAGTCCGGCGACTACTTCACGATCGACTGA
- a CDS encoding aldehyde dehydrogenase family protein: protein MSDVEKSERTAVPAPFQWEYAPAPEARDAVSLRERYGLFIGGEHVEPRSGSFFPTISPSTEEQLAEVAQAGAEDVDLAVAAARAAFEDGWSSLAPCGRAKYLFRIARILQERARELAVAESLDGGKPIKESRDVDVPLAAAHFFYYAGWADKLEYAFPNRTPRPLGVAAQIIPWNFPLLMLAWKIAPALACGNTVVLKPAETTPLTALIFTDICRQAELPPGVVNIVTGDGSTGAHMVGHPGVDKVAFTGSTDVGKAIQRKLAGSGTKLTLELGGKAANIVFDDCALDQAVEGIVNGIYFNQGHVCCAGSRLLVQESIAEPLVAKLKRRLETLRLGDPLDKNTDIGAINSKAQLEKIRALVASGEEEGAEIYQPPCVLPEKGYWFAPTVFTNVAQSYRIAQEEIFGPVLSVMTFRTPEEALEKANNTPYGLSAGIWTEKGSRILWMAQRLRAGVVWANTFNRFDPASPFGGYKESGFGREGGRHGLEAYLRFE, encoded by the coding sequence ATGAGCGACGTCGAGAAGAGCGAGCGCACCGCCGTGCCCGCGCCGTTCCAGTGGGAGTACGCGCCCGCGCCCGAGGCGCGCGACGCCGTCTCGCTGCGGGAGCGCTACGGCCTCTTCATCGGCGGGGAGCATGTCGAGCCCCGGTCGGGCTCGTTCTTCCCGACCATCTCGCCGTCGACAGAGGAGCAGCTCGCCGAGGTCGCGCAGGCGGGGGCGGAGGACGTCGACCTCGCCGTCGCCGCAGCGCGCGCGGCGTTCGAGGACGGCTGGTCGTCGCTTGCGCCCTGCGGGCGCGCCAAGTACCTGTTCCGCATCGCGCGCATCCTGCAGGAGCGCGCGCGCGAGCTCGCGGTCGCCGAGTCCCTCGACGGCGGCAAGCCGATCAAGGAGTCGCGCGACGTCGACGTGCCGCTCGCCGCCGCGCACTTCTTCTACTACGCGGGCTGGGCCGACAAGCTCGAGTACGCGTTCCCGAACCGGACGCCGCGGCCGCTCGGGGTCGCCGCCCAGATCATCCCGTGGAACTTCCCGCTCCTGATGCTCGCCTGGAAGATCGCTCCGGCGCTCGCGTGCGGCAACACCGTGGTGCTCAAGCCGGCCGAGACGACGCCGCTGACCGCGCTCATCTTCACCGACATCTGCCGGCAGGCGGAGCTGCCACCCGGGGTCGTCAACATCGTCACCGGCGACGGCTCGACCGGCGCGCACATGGTCGGGCACCCGGGCGTCGACAAGGTCGCGTTCACGGGCTCCACCGACGTCGGCAAGGCGATCCAGCGCAAGCTCGCCGGCAGCGGCACGAAGCTCACGCTCGAGCTCGGCGGCAAGGCCGCCAACATCGTCTTCGACGACTGCGCGCTCGACCAGGCGGTGGAGGGGATCGTCAACGGCATCTACTTCAACCAGGGCCACGTCTGCTGCGCCGGCTCGCGGCTGCTCGTGCAGGAGTCGATCGCCGAGCCGCTCGTCGCGAAGCTGAAGCGCCGGCTCGAGACGCTGCGACTCGGAGACCCGCTCGACAAGAACACCGACATCGGTGCCATCAACTCGAAGGCGCAGCTCGAGAAGATCCGCGCGCTCGTCGCGAGCGGGGAGGAGGAGGGGGCCGAGATCTACCAGCCGCCGTGCGTGCTGCCCGAGAAGGGCTACTGGTTCGCGCCGACCGTGTTCACGAACGTGGCGCAGAGCTACCGCATCGCCCAGGAGGAGATCTTCGGGCCGGTGCTGTCGGTGATGACGTTCCGCACACCGGAGGAGGCGCTCGAGAAGGCGAACAACACGCCCTACGGCCTCTCCGCGGGCATCTGGACGGAGAAGGGCTCGCGCATCCTCTGGATGGCGCAGCGGCTGCGGGCGGGCGTCGTGTGGGCGAACACCTTCAACCGCTTCGACCCGGCCTCGCCGTTCGGGGGCTACAAGGAGTCCGGCTTCGGCCGCGAGGGCGGCCGCCACGGGCTCGAGGCGTACCTGAGGTTCGAGTGA
- a CDS encoding aldehyde dehydrogenase family protein, with protein sequence MSGRLPVRKTYKLFIGGAFPRSESGRSYEAAGRNVARASRKDARDAVRAARDAFPKWASATAYNRGQVLYRLAEMMEARAGDLAAVCSGRDEVEAAIDRVVWYAGWADKLPQVLGGANPVAGPYFNFTVPEPTGVVAIVAPDEPALLGLVSRLAPGIVGGNAVVAVASETHPVAAIELAEAIATSDLPGGVVNVLTGLRAELAPVLAAHMDVNAIDLSGADGDTAELERLAAGNVKRVVHGVVDGQSPWEIQAFLELKTVWHPVGA encoded by the coding sequence GTGAGCGGCCGGCTGCCCGTGCGCAAGACGTACAAGCTGTTCATCGGCGGCGCGTTCCCGCGCTCGGAGTCCGGCCGCAGCTACGAGGCAGCGGGGCGGAACGTCGCCCGCGCCTCGCGCAAGGACGCGCGCGACGCGGTCAGGGCCGCGCGCGACGCGTTTCCGAAGTGGGCCTCTGCGACTGCCTACAACCGCGGCCAGGTGCTGTACCGGCTCGCCGAGATGATGGAGGCGCGGGCCGGCGACCTCGCCGCCGTGTGCTCCGGCCGCGACGAGGTCGAGGCGGCGATCGACCGCGTCGTCTGGTACGCCGGCTGGGCCGACAAGCTGCCGCAGGTGCTCGGCGGCGCGAACCCGGTGGCGGGCCCGTACTTCAACTTCACCGTGCCCGAGCCGACCGGTGTCGTCGCGATCGTCGCCCCCGACGAGCCGGCGCTGCTCGGACTCGTCTCGCGCCTCGCGCCGGGAATCGTGGGCGGCAACGCCGTCGTCGCGGTTGCGTCGGAGACGCACCCCGTCGCCGCGATCGAGCTGGCCGAGGCGATCGCCACCTCCGACCTGCCGGGCGGCGTCGTCAACGTCCTCACCGGCTTGCGCGCCGAGCTCGCGCCGGTGCTCGCCGCCCACATGGACGTGAACGCGATCGACCTCAGCGGCGCAGACGGCGACACGGCCGAGCTCGAGCGCCTCGCCGCGGGCAACGTCAAGCGTGTCGTCCACGGCGTCGTCGACGGCCAGAGCCCGTGGGAGATCCAGGCGTTCCTCGAGCTGAAGACCGTCTGGCATCCGGTCGGCGCCTAG
- a CDS encoding glycosyltransferase 87 family protein, which translates to MSGHSWVTRLLRYRAGIALAAILLLAFALRVVGSRYGLPYPLLNPDEGNIVPRAWRMGHGHLDPGWYDYPSLLMGLLAPAQALFAAPSYGAARAVAVLAGVAGVGATWWLGRRSYGTGAALVGAAAVAVSTTHVAYSRVAVTDVLLTLAVTVALALAVAGRLEWAGLAVGLAASAKYPGVVAAAPVVVAGWRRWRALARAALLAAAGFALTSPFVLLHAGAAWDDLSRVQRLARDGWLGFENDPATPLAFLERTWSALGPVLVLSAIAIGAAVVRRRRADAILLSFVAAYALYLLPLEAHFDRYVVPLVPVLAVLAGSMRTAVPVALALLVVPLAWSVGDARTLTRTDTRLRADAWIAAHVPPAARIAADPSTLPLAGRDVVRLSLPGPGRPPDPRRDVAVLRRAGVRWVLLSGAVSDRVLAAPDRYPREAAFYESLGHGSRPAFALSPAAPGLAGPWVRIYRLAG; encoded by the coding sequence ATGTCGGGCCACTCGTGGGTGACGCGCCTCCTGAGGTATAGAGCGGGGATCGCCCTCGCGGCGATCCTGCTGCTCGCGTTCGCCCTGCGCGTCGTCGGCAGCCGCTACGGGCTCCCGTACCCGCTCCTGAACCCGGACGAGGGAAACATCGTGCCGCGGGCCTGGCGGATGGGACACGGGCACCTCGACCCCGGCTGGTACGACTACCCGTCGCTCCTGATGGGGCTGCTCGCGCCCGCGCAGGCCCTCTTCGCGGCCCCGTCCTACGGCGCGGCCCGCGCTGTCGCCGTGCTCGCCGGCGTCGCAGGAGTCGGAGCGACGTGGTGGCTCGGCCGCCGGTCGTACGGCACGGGCGCCGCTCTCGTGGGGGCCGCCGCGGTGGCGGTCTCGACGACCCACGTGGCGTACTCGCGCGTCGCGGTCACGGACGTCCTGCTCACGCTCGCCGTGACCGTCGCGCTCGCGCTCGCCGTCGCGGGACGGCTCGAGTGGGCGGGGCTCGCGGTCGGTCTCGCCGCGTCGGCCAAGTACCCGGGCGTGGTCGCGGCCGCCCCCGTCGTCGTCGCAGGCTGGCGCAGATGGCGTGCGCTCGCTCGTGCGGCACTGCTCGCGGCCGCGGGCTTCGCCCTCACGAGCCCGTTCGTGCTGCTGCACGCGGGGGCCGCGTGGGACGACCTCAGCCGCGTGCAGCGGCTTGCGCGCGACGGTTGGCTCGGGTTCGAGAACGACCCGGCGACGCCGCTCGCGTTCCTCGAGCGCACCTGGTCGGCGCTCGGCCCGGTGCTCGTGCTGAGCGCGATCGCTATCGGCGCCGCCGTCGTGCGCAGGCGCCGGGCGGACGCGATCCTGCTGTCGTTCGTCGCCGCCTACGCGCTGTACCTCCTGCCGCTCGAGGCCCATTTCGACCGCTACGTCGTGCCGCTCGTGCCGGTGCTCGCCGTGCTCGCCGGGAGCATGCGGACGGCTGTTCCCGTCGCCCTGGCGCTGCTCGTCGTACCGCTCGCCTGGTCGGTCGGCGACGCGCGCACGCTGACGCGGACCGACACGCGCCTGCGCGCCGACGCCTGGATCGCGGCGCACGTGCCGCCCGCAGCCCGGATCGCCGCCGACCCGTCGACGCTTCCGCTCGCCGGGCGCGACGTCGTGCGGCTCTCCCTCCCGGGTCCGGGTCGCCCGCCCGATCCTCGGCGGGATGTCGCGGTGCTGCGGCGCGCCGGCGTGCGCTGGGTGCTGCTCTCGGGCGCCGTCAGCGACCGTGTGCTCGCCGCTCCCGACCGCTATCCGCGCGAGGCCGCCTTCTACGAGAGCCTGGGGCACGGGAGCCGGCCGGCGTTCGCGCTCTCGCCCGCCGCCCCGGGGCTGGCCGGTCCGTGGGTGCGCATCTACCGGCTCGCCGGGTAG
- a CDS encoding 6-phosphofructokinase produces MVIGVLTAGGDCPGLNAVIRGVVARAERRGAEVLGIRDGWEGLMDGKLAPLRRDDVRGILQRGGTILGTSRRDPYVHGDGYASIRRTVEKNGIDAVVVIGGDGTLRSALRLGEEGLAVVGVPKTIDNDIAATDMTFGFDTAVQIVTDALDRLTTTAEAHNRIMVVEVMGRTKGWIATYAGIAAGADAILVPERQLDLRQIADTLRARHREGRRYSVVVVAEGIDLPRAGGDVRRETDQFGFERLGGVAYRLAPELERLTGFETRVTVLGHLQRGGTPTAFDRVLASRLGVAAADFALEGRFGTMAALRGAEIVPVPIAEACAEIRGVPASLIDVAETFFG; encoded by the coding sequence GTGGTGATCGGCGTCCTCACCGCCGGCGGCGACTGCCCGGGACTGAACGCGGTGATCCGCGGCGTCGTCGCCCGCGCGGAACGCCGCGGCGCCGAGGTGCTCGGCATCCGCGACGGCTGGGAGGGCCTGATGGACGGCAAGCTCGCGCCGCTGCGCCGCGACGACGTCCGCGGCATCCTGCAGCGCGGCGGCACGATCCTCGGCACCTCCCGGCGCGACCCGTACGTGCACGGCGACGGCTACGCGAGCATCCGCCGCACCGTCGAGAAGAACGGCATCGACGCGGTCGTCGTCATCGGCGGCGACGGCACGCTGCGCAGCGCGCTGCGACTCGGCGAGGAGGGCCTCGCCGTGGTCGGCGTGCCGAAGACGATCGACAACGACATCGCGGCCACCGACATGACGTTCGGCTTCGACACCGCGGTGCAGATCGTCACGGACGCGCTCGACCGGCTCACGACGACGGCCGAGGCGCACAACCGGATCATGGTCGTCGAGGTGATGGGGCGCACGAAAGGGTGGATCGCGACGTACGCCGGCATCGCGGCAGGCGCCGACGCGATCCTCGTGCCCGAGCGGCAGCTCGACCTGCGGCAGATCGCGGACACGCTTCGCGCCCGGCATCGTGAGGGACGGCGCTACTCCGTCGTCGTCGTCGCCGAGGGCATCGATCTGCCGCGGGCAGGAGGAGACGTCCGCCGCGAGACCGACCAGTTCGGCTTCGAGCGGCTGGGCGGCGTCGCCTACCGTCTCGCACCCGAGCTCGAGCGGCTGACCGGCTTCGAGACGCGCGTGACGGTGCTCGGCCACCTGCAGCGTGGCGGCACGCCCACCGCCTTCGATCGCGTGCTCGCAAGCCGGCTCGGGGTGGCCGCGGCCGACTTCGCGCTCGAGGGCCGGTTCGGGACGATGGCGGCGCTGCGGGGCGCCGAGATCGTGCCGGTGCCGATCGCGGAGGCGTGCGCCGAGATCCGCGGCGTGCCGGCTTCGCTGATCGACGTCGCCGAGACGTTCTTCGGATGA
- a CDS encoding 6-phosphofructokinase, with product MRIGILTGGGDVPGLNPCIKAVVNRVAHEGHEVIGLRRGWAALLEHDPDDPASAAKRFLRLDPAAVRTIDRSGGTFLHTSRTNPSRVRPKEVPAHLAHRAQGDGPFDFTDHVLRVVESLGIDVLIPIGGDDTLSYALRMHDEGVPVVAIPKTMDNDVHGTDYCIGFSTAITRGVHFINNLRTSTGSHERIAVVELFGRYSGETSLVTAYLAGVDRAIISEVPFDVDRLGELLVADKRANPSNYAMLTVSEGATIAGGEMILSGEEDAYGHRKLGGIGEQTAALLNERTGEEMIVQELGYLMRSGSPDSLDLMVATNYAVMAADLALEGASGRMVALRSGTYTAVPISATREGVKRVDVDELYDVEHYRPKVRHVAGKPMFLY from the coding sequence GTGCGCATCGGGATCCTGACGGGCGGCGGCGACGTGCCGGGGCTGAACCCCTGCATCAAGGCGGTCGTCAACCGCGTCGCGCACGAGGGCCACGAGGTCATCGGCCTCCGCCGCGGGTGGGCGGCGCTGCTCGAGCACGACCCCGACGATCCCGCGTCGGCCGCGAAGCGGTTCCTGCGCCTCGACCCGGCCGCGGTGCGCACGATCGACCGCAGCGGCGGTACCTTCCTCCACACGTCGCGCACGAATCCGAGCAGAGTGCGGCCGAAGGAGGTTCCCGCCCACCTCGCCCACCGTGCTCAGGGCGACGGGCCGTTCGACTTCACCGACCACGTCCTGCGCGTCGTCGAGTCGCTCGGGATCGACGTGCTGATCCCGATCGGCGGCGACGACACGCTGTCGTACGCGCTGCGCATGCACGACGAGGGCGTCCCGGTCGTGGCGATCCCGAAGACGATGGACAACGACGTCCACGGCACCGACTACTGCATCGGCTTCTCGACGGCGATCACCCGCGGCGTCCACTTCATCAACAACCTGCGCACGTCCACCGGCTCGCACGAGCGCATCGCCGTCGTCGAGCTGTTCGGCCGCTACAGCGGCGAGACGTCGCTCGTCACCGCCTACCTCGCGGGCGTCGACCGGGCGATCATCTCCGAGGTGCCGTTCGACGTCGACCGGCTCGGCGAGCTGCTCGTCGCGGACAAGCGTGCGAACCCGTCGAACTACGCCATGCTGACGGTGTCGGAAGGGGCCACGATCGCCGGCGGCGAGATGATCCTGTCGGGCGAGGAGGATGCCTACGGGCACCGCAAGCTGGGCGGCATCGGCGAGCAGACGGCGGCGCTCTTGAACGAGCGCACGGGCGAGGAGATGATCGTGCAGGAGCTCGGCTACCTGATGCGCTCGGGGAGCCCCGACTCGCTCGACCTGATGGTCGCCACGAACTACGCCGTGATGGCCGCCGATCTCGCCCTCGAAGGCGCCTCGGGCCGGATGGTGGCTCTGCGCAGCGGCACGTACACCGCCGTGCCGATCTCGGCCACCCGCGAGGGGGTGAAGCGGGTCGACGTCGACGAGCTCTACGACGTCGAGCACTACCGCCCCAAGGTGCGGCACGTCGCCGGCAAGCCGATGTTCCTGTACTGA
- a CDS encoding branched-chain amino acid ABC transporter substrate-binding protein — MFLVGLLVAVAAFIAAGCGGGGGGGAPEALPSSSCTAIEYEGDGNPDYIVASDFPLQGSSRTQTVQINDAIRFELKQRSFKAGKYKIGFQACDDATAQAGKWDSGKASQNANAYAANDKVIGVIGTFNSGAAAIEIPVLNQAPNGGIAMISPANTYVCLTQGGPGCDKTEPDKYYPSGTRNYARVVANDAYQGAAVAEFAQSKGIKKVYVLNDKEAYGLGVATNFRNAATSLGIEIAGFEAWDPKASSYEALFKKIQGTGADAVFLGGLIDENGAQVIKDKVAVLGPNDGKVKLFAPDGFTTQQTIDEAGPAAKGMFMSVAGVPIDKFAGPAKEFAQKFEADYLKGKPIDPYAIYGAQAAQVLFDAIANSDGSRGDVIKQMFATQVTDGLLGSFKFNANGDPQDASGAVVGFTIYVATDKLTTETTISPKPEVVTAAAGG; from the coding sequence TTGTTCCTCGTCGGTTTGCTCGTCGCAGTCGCCGCGTTCATCGCGGCGGGATGCGGCGGCGGCGGCGGGGGCGGCGCCCCTGAGGCGCTCCCGTCGTCGTCCTGCACGGCGATCGAGTACGAGGGCGACGGCAATCCGGACTACATCGTCGCGTCCGATTTCCCGCTGCAGGGGTCGTCGCGGACGCAGACCGTCCAGATCAACGACGCGATCCGCTTCGAGCTGAAACAGCGCTCGTTCAAGGCGGGCAAGTACAAGATCGGCTTCCAGGCGTGCGACGACGCCACCGCGCAGGCGGGCAAGTGGGACTCGGGCAAGGCGAGCCAGAACGCGAACGCCTACGCCGCGAACGACAAGGTGATCGGCGTGATCGGCACGTTCAACTCGGGCGCCGCAGCGATCGAGATCCCCGTGCTGAACCAGGCACCGAACGGCGGTATCGCGATGATCTCGCCGGCCAACACGTACGTCTGCCTGACACAGGGCGGCCCCGGCTGCGACAAGACGGAGCCGGACAAGTACTACCCGTCGGGGACGCGCAACTACGCCCGCGTCGTCGCCAACGACGCCTACCAGGGCGCGGCAGTCGCCGAGTTCGCCCAGTCGAAGGGGATCAAGAAGGTCTACGTCCTCAACGACAAGGAGGCGTACGGCCTCGGCGTGGCGACGAACTTCCGCAACGCCGCCACGTCCCTCGGCATCGAGATCGCCGGCTTCGAGGCCTGGGATCCGAAGGCCTCCTCGTACGAGGCGCTGTTCAAGAAGATCCAGGGCACCGGTGCCGACGCCGTCTTCCTCGGCGGTCTCATCGACGAGAACGGCGCCCAGGTGATCAAGGACAAGGTGGCGGTGCTCGGCCCGAACGACGGCAAGGTGAAGCTGTTCGCGCCCGACGGCTTCACGACGCAGCAGACGATCGACGAGGCCGGACCGGCGGCGAAGGGCATGTTCATGTCCGTCGCCGGCGTGCCGATTGACAAGTTCGCCGGGCCCGCGAAGGAGTTCGCGCAGAAGTTCGAGGCCGACTACCTGAAGGGCAAGCCGATCGACCCCTACGCCATCTACGGAGCCCAGGCGGCGCAGGTGCTCTTCGACGCGATCGCGAACTCGGACGGCTCCCGTGGCGACGTGATCAAGCAGATGTTCGCCACCCAGGTGACGGACGGGCTGCTCGGCTCGTTCAAGTTCAACGCGAACGGCGACCCTCAGGACGCGTCAGGCGCCGTCGTCGGATTCACGATCTACGTCGCGACCGACAAGCTGACCACGGAGACGACGATCTCTCCGAAGCCGGAGGTCGTCACGGCAGCCGCGGGCGGCTAG